Proteins encoded within one genomic window of Streptomyces sp. NBC_01314:
- a CDS encoding radical SAM protein, with product MPGTQSVAVPTAGARLIRADRGWWFLGAGGYALMRPGQVEPDGTLRPSAERYLREAGLYDIQPYTSYSLTVLTSTDCNLGCGYCFQNTAQDPKGGSRPPRIRHARLTPEAVGQVLDFTRERMAAAGMDRLSLLLFGGEPLLNPRGCRDLLTRAGKLGALTASMTSNGTLLTPLIAKELNAAGLGSVQVTFDGDRPDHDAIRVRRSGGGTFDVIVSNIARAIEKTSLRWMLRVNVSHLNRHGVDELVERLGTHLDPARCGIHFARVGDVGVGYANNLQHENGLVDDFVRWHARALELGFTVARPRAHVPCQACSFTDGRYGAVVNADGVLASCWETAGKPGMEVGTIADGYLGAEQTEGRWVSCHDHYQYDEEAAVRAVFQDRVDAGVLDCLDAVGRLG from the coding sequence GTGCCCGGTACACAGTCCGTCGCCGTCCCCACCGCCGGGGCCCGTCTGATCCGTGCCGACAGGGGGTGGTGGTTCCTGGGCGCGGGCGGATACGCCCTGATGCGGCCCGGCCAGGTGGAGCCGGACGGCACCCTGCGGCCCTCGGCCGAACGCTATCTGCGGGAGGCGGGGCTGTACGACATACAGCCCTACACCTCGTACTCGCTGACCGTGCTGACGAGCACGGACTGCAACCTCGGCTGTGGCTACTGCTTCCAGAACACCGCGCAGGACCCGAAGGGCGGCAGCCGGCCGCCGCGGATACGTCACGCCCGCCTGACCCCCGAAGCCGTGGGGCAGGTGCTGGACTTCACCCGCGAGCGCATGGCCGCGGCGGGTATGGACCGGCTGTCGCTGCTGCTGTTCGGCGGCGAGCCGCTGCTCAACCCGCGGGGCTGCCGCGACCTGCTCACCAGGGCCGGGAAGCTGGGCGCCCTCACCGCGTCGATGACGTCCAACGGCACGCTGCTCACACCGCTGATCGCCAAGGAGCTCAACGCGGCGGGCCTCGGCTCCGTACAGGTGACCTTCGACGGCGACCGGCCCGACCACGACGCCATCCGGGTACGGCGCTCCGGGGGCGGCACCTTCGACGTCATCGTCTCCAACATCGCGCGCGCCATCGAGAAGACCTCCCTGCGCTGGATGCTGCGGGTCAACGTCTCGCACCTGAACCGGCACGGCGTGGACGAACTGGTCGAACGGCTCGGCACCCACCTCGATCCGGCCCGCTGCGGCATCCACTTCGCACGCGTCGGCGACGTCGGCGTCGGCTACGCGAACAACCTGCAGCACGAGAACGGCCTCGTCGACGACTTCGTCCGCTGGCACGCCCGCGCCCTGGAACTCGGCTTCACGGTGGCCCGTCCGCGCGCCCATGTCCCCTGCCAGGCCTGCTCCTTCACCGACGGCCGCTACGGTGCGGTCGTCAACGCCGACGGCGTCCTCGCCAGCTGCTGGGAGACCGCGGGCAAGCCGGGCATGGAGGTCGGCACCATCGCCGACGGCTATCTCGGCGCCGAACAGACGGAAGGCCGCTGGGTCAGCTGTCACGACCACTACCAGTACGACGAGGAGGCGGCTGTCCGCGCCGTCTTCCAGGACCGGGTCGACGCCGGCGTCCTGGACTGCCTGGACGCCGTCGGACGGCTGGGATGA
- a CDS encoding MFS transporter has protein sequence MKGAGILRTNPDFRRFWLSSTLSTLGSQLSLLAFPLLVLSIGGSAAQAGTVATCSLVTRTLLRLPAGHLADRLDRRMIMVGADLVRLVALASIPLVSALGDLGQAHLLAVAVVEGAATALFAPAAMIAVRDVVPEKDLTDALSRSQAAMASSSLIGPFLGGWLFTLDPILPFAADALSYGLSAVLLLRITARPPQEIAESERDNRLTAGLRWLTRQRALLAALLFAAGINIVSAAAQTTMVVSLRQSGAGGTAIGAVMACAGVGAMLGAASAPWLIKRIPAARLFLLIGAVWAIGLAVFSGTTHPWTIGPVLVVVVFFSPPAGIVVGRAMLVLAPRDLLGRVSTATGLLMAGLASLGPLLAGSFVDSLGASRTWLALAGTAAVVTVVSSVPLLCETSLDAVADDAKNAEPAGRPPALKDLPAPTGPKPPAGLKAPAGAPDSADPVGAGLADRPAVEAHGDPAAPSGPGPEPGPVDPVASPPVPVHRPPTGAA, from the coding sequence ATGAAGGGCGCCGGCATCCTGCGCACCAACCCCGACTTCCGCCGCTTCTGGCTCAGTTCGACGCTGTCCACCCTCGGATCCCAGCTGTCGCTGCTCGCCTTCCCGCTGCTCGTACTGTCCATCGGCGGCAGCGCCGCACAGGCCGGCACGGTCGCCACCTGCTCGCTGGTGACCCGGACGCTGCTGCGCCTGCCGGCGGGCCATCTCGCCGACCGGCTCGACCGGCGGATGATCATGGTCGGGGCCGATCTGGTACGGCTCGTGGCGCTGGCCAGCATTCCGCTGGTCTCGGCACTGGGAGACCTCGGACAGGCGCATCTGCTCGCGGTGGCCGTGGTCGAGGGCGCGGCCACCGCGCTCTTCGCACCGGCCGCCATGATCGCTGTGCGCGACGTGGTGCCGGAGAAGGATCTCACCGACGCACTGAGCCGCAGTCAGGCCGCCATGGCGTCGAGTTCGCTCATCGGCCCCTTCCTCGGCGGCTGGCTGTTCACGCTGGACCCGATCCTGCCGTTCGCCGCCGACGCCCTCTCCTACGGGCTGTCCGCCGTGCTGCTGCTGCGGATCACCGCCCGGCCTCCCCAGGAGATCGCGGAGAGCGAGCGCGACAACCGGCTCACGGCCGGGCTGCGGTGGCTGACGCGCCAGCGGGCGCTGCTGGCCGCACTGCTCTTCGCCGCGGGCATCAACATCGTCTCGGCGGCGGCACAGACGACCATGGTCGTCTCCCTGCGGCAGAGCGGCGCCGGCGGGACGGCGATCGGTGCGGTGATGGCCTGCGCGGGCGTCGGGGCGATGCTGGGCGCCGCCTCGGCGCCATGGCTGATCAAGAGGATCCCGGCCGCCCGGCTGTTCCTGCTCATCGGCGCGGTCTGGGCGATCGGCCTCGCCGTCTTCTCCGGTACCACGCACCCCTGGACGATCGGCCCCGTGCTGGTCGTCGTCGTCTTCTTCAGTCCGCCGGCGGGCATCGTCGTCGGCCGCGCGATGCTGGTGCTCGCACCCCGCGACCTGCTCGGCAGGGTCAGCACGGCGACCGGGCTCCTCATGGCCGGTCTCGCTTCCCTCGGACCGCTCCTGGCGGGCTCCTTCGTGGATTCCCTGGGTGCGAGCCGCACCTGGCTGGCCCTGGCCGGAACCGCGGCGGTGGTCACGGTGGTGTCGTCGGTGCCGCTGCTGTGCGAGACCAGCCTGGACGCCGTGGCGGACGACGCGAAGAACGCCGAACCCGCCGGTCGGCCCCCCGCCCTCAAGGATCTTCCGGCTCCCACCGGCCCCAAGCCTCCCGCCGGCCTCAAGGCTCCCGCCGGCGCCCCGGACTCCGCGGACCCCGTCGGCGCCGGCCTTGCCGACCGGCCGGCGGTCGAGGCGCACGGGGACCCGGCCGCTCCGAGCGGT